The window AACGTGAGCTGGCTCGTGCCATCAAGCGCGCGCGTTTCCTGGCCTTGCTGCCCTACGCCGTGAAATAAGGAGGAAGACCAATGCAAGTCATCCTGCTGGAACGTGTGGCCAAGCTGGGTCAGATGGGCGAAGTCGTGAATGTAAAGCAGGGCTATGCCCGCAACTACCTTTTGCCTCAGGGCAAGGCATTGCGTGCGAGCCAGGCGAATATCGACGCCTTCGAAGCCCAGAAAGCCAATCTGGAAACGCGCAACGCCGAAAGCCGCGCCGAAGCTGAAAAGCTGGCAGCCGAACTGGACGGTCTGAAATTCGTGATCATCCGCTCGGCATCCGACGCTGGTGCGCTCTATGGTTCGGTCACCCCGCGCGACGTCGAAGCCGTCGCCGCAGATGGTGGCCATCAGATCGACCGCAAACAGGTCGTCCTGGGCAACCCGATCAAGGATCTGGGCCTGCATGACATCGCTGTCGTGCTGCACCCCGAGGTCGAGGCAACGATCACGCTGAACATCGCGCGGTCGCCCGAAGAGGCCGAATTGCAGGCTCAGGGCAAGTCGATCCAGGATCTGGCCGCCGAGGCCGATGCAGAAGCCGAGTTCGAGATCGCCGAATTGTTCGACGATCTGGGCAGTGCTGCTGCGGACGATCTGGACGACGACGCGCCCGCGGCCACTGCCGACGAGGACGAGGAACAGGCGCAGTAAGCCATCAGGCTTACGGTACGTTAATCTTCAGCCGCGCCGGGCGACCGGCGCGGCTGTTCCCTTTCAGGCACGCAAGACCTGCGTGTATCTGTCGCGGGATATGAATTTGACCTGCCAATCCAGCCATGGAAAAGCAGATGGAACAGCCAGAGGAACACATGATGAGCGATGCGCTGACACGGTTGATGGCGGAACGCGACTGGTTGCTGGCCGATGGGGCGACCGGCACGAACCTGTTCAATATGGGCCTTTCCGCCGGTGAGCCGCCCGAATTGTGGAACGTCGATCAGCCCGACAATATTCGCGCGCTATATCGTGGCGCCGTCGATGCGGGCTCGGATCTGTTTCTGACCAATACCTTCGGCGGCAATGCCAGCCGGCTCAAGCTGCACAGCGCCCAGGACCGGGTACGCGAATTGAACCGCGTTGGGGCGGAACTGGGCCGGGAACTGGCCGATGCCGCTGGCCGCACGGTCGTCGTTGCCGGCAGCATGGGCCCGACCGGTGACATCATGGCGCCGATGGGCAGCCTGACCCACAATGCCGCGGTCGAGATGTTCCACGAACAGGCCGAGGGCCTGAAAGAGGGCGGCGCCGACGTGTTGTGGCTGGAAACCATCAGCGCACCCGAGGAATACAGGGCCGCCGCCGAAGCCTGCGATCTGGCCGGCATGCCCTGGGTCGGCACCATGAGCTTTGACACCGCCGGACGCACAATGATGGGCCTGACCTCGGCCGCGATGTCGGCCATGGTCGAAAAGCTGCCCAATCCCCCGCTGGCCTATGGTGCCAATTGCGGCGTCGGCGCATCGGACCTGTTGCGCACGGTGATGGGCTTTGTCGCTAGCGGCAATGAACGCCCGATCGTCGCCAAGGGCAATGCCGGCATCCCGCGCTTTGAGCATGGCCATATCCATTACGATGGCACGCCCGAACTGATGGGCGAATATGCCGTTCTGGCGCGTGATCTGGGCGTCCGCATCATCGGCGGCTGCTGCGGCACCATGCCCGAGCACCTGCGCGCCATGCGCGAGGCACTGGAAAGCCGCCCGCGCGGCGAGCGCCCGACACTGGAGTTGATCGCCTCGAAACTGGGTGGCTTTTCCTCGACCAGCGACGGCACCGACGATTCCGGCCCAACCCGCGAACGCCGCAACCGCCGCCGCGGGTGATCCGTCTGGCGCAATCTTCGAAAGGATTGCGCCGGCCGGTCCCTGCCCGTCTAACCGCCGGTGGTTTCGCGGATCTGCCGCGTCAGGCTGCGCACGCGCGCCATTTCCATCTCAATTGCCGTCATGGCATCGTTGATCTGGGCTGCCAGCGATGAAACCTCGCCGTGCGCGGCCAGCAGTTCATCCAGCTCGACCACAGCCTTGCTGAGCTTGGGCGAGATTTCCGTGGCCGCCTTATCCCCTGTCTGCGCCGCGGGCACCCCGATGCGACGGAAACGATAGACCCGGATCTCTGGCAACAAAGAGCCAGGCTTGCGGCGATAGCGGACGCGCAACACATCCTCTTCGCCGATATCCTCGAACAATTCGTACGAGCTGATTTCACCGGGGGAGGTGATCCCCATCTCGGTCAGCGTCGGATACATTGCCATTCCTCCTTGGATCGCGGCCGTCCCTCATACCTTTACGATAGCGCTACCGGTCAAACAAATCAACGCTCTCTGACCGAAGTTCGGTTTCAAAACAAGGATAACTGATCACCCTTGCGCGGCGGCGGGCCAAAGCGGCTGCAATCCAGCATCGGGGTTCGATCCCAATAGCCCAAGCGCTTGCGAGCAAGGTGAAAACGCTGGCGCATCAACTCGGCCTCGATCCCCTGCCCGCGCATCCGGGCACCGAAACGCGGATCATTGTCGCGCCCGCCCCGCATGGCCTGAATGCGGTTCATGATATGGTCCGCCTTGCCCGGATGATGGCGATCCAGCCAGTCGCGAAACAGCGGCGCCACCTCATTGGGCAGTCGCACGGGGATCATGCTGGCGGTGGTGGCGCCAGCCTCGCGCGCCGCCGTCAGGATGGATTCGATCTCGGGCTCGGTCAGAACCG is drawn from Paracoccus tegillarcae and contains these coding sequences:
- the rplI gene encoding 50S ribosomal protein L9 — encoded protein: MQVILLERVAKLGQMGEVVNVKQGYARNYLLPQGKALRASQANIDAFEAQKANLETRNAESRAEAEKLAAELDGLKFVIIRSASDAGALYGSVTPRDVEAVAADGGHQIDRKQVVLGNPIKDLGLHDIAVVLHPEVEATITLNIARSPEEAELQAQGKSIQDLAAEADAEAEFEIAELFDDLGSAAADDLDDDAPAATADEDEEQAQ
- the bmt gene encoding betaine--homocysteine S-methyltransferase, translated to MSDALTRLMAERDWLLADGATGTNLFNMGLSAGEPPELWNVDQPDNIRALYRGAVDAGSDLFLTNTFGGNASRLKLHSAQDRVRELNRVGAELGRELADAAGRTVVVAGSMGPTGDIMAPMGSLTHNAAVEMFHEQAEGLKEGGADVLWLETISAPEEYRAAAEACDLAGMPWVGTMSFDTAGRTMMGLTSAAMSAMVEKLPNPPLAYGANCGVGASDLLRTVMGFVASGNERPIVAKGNAGIPRFEHGHIHYDGTPELMGEYAVLARDLGVRIIGGCCGTMPEHLRAMREALESRPRGERPTLELIASKLGGFSSTSDGTDDSGPTRERRNRRRG
- a CDS encoding DUF3461 family protein; amino-acid sequence: MAMYPTLTEMGITSPGEISSYELFEDIGEEDVLRVRYRRKPGSLLPEIRVYRFRRIGVPAAQTGDKAATEISPKLSKAVVELDELLAAHGEVSSLAAQINDAMTAIEMEMARVRSLTRQIRETTGG